The following proteins come from a genomic window of Flavobacterium crocinum:
- a CDS encoding LamG domain-containing protein, producing the protein MKKLLLSLMFVSFLNTNAQNPVQEFTFNGNMNSTDNTISFLGTPVFVNDRMGSPKSALRLTNKAYQAVVGDLPQDNKPKTFSVWVKFNAVTTANYIFGYGTAVNGQYFGLIQQPAVSGNSDLSLVGWGDANNVVVSVPLVKETWYFYSVTYDGNVSKIYRNGELLKSVEGMQRSAKGYILNIGKLNTATSINADIDDLRLYSVAMTDEQVKEAYNSSKPATPEPQVSAPVKKTAAPVKTLVQAPASVAVSSNEVNKTNGKNIEVFSQGKKLIGTDASNINDLPEGTYLIKVTNGTPQK; encoded by the coding sequence ATGAAAAAATTATTACTCTCTTTAATGTTTGTAAGTTTTTTGAATACTAATGCGCAAAATCCGGTGCAGGAATTTACTTTTAACGGGAACATGAATAGTACAGATAATACTATTTCATTTTTAGGAACTCCAGTTTTTGTAAATGACAGAATGGGAAGTCCTAAAAGTGCTTTACGTCTTACTAATAAAGCGTATCAGGCAGTAGTAGGAGATCTTCCTCAAGACAATAAACCAAAGACTTTTTCTGTCTGGGTTAAATTCAATGCGGTTACTACGGCAAATTATATTTTTGGATATGGTACGGCGGTCAACGGACAATATTTTGGATTGATCCAACAACCAGCTGTTTCAGGTAATTCCGATTTAAGTTTGGTAGGCTGGGGAGATGCAAACAATGTAGTAGTGTCTGTGCCTCTTGTAAAAGAGACTTGGTATTTTTATAGTGTTACTTACGATGGAAATGTATCAAAAATATATCGTAATGGAGAACTGCTAAAATCTGTAGAAGGCATGCAGCGTTCTGCAAAAGGATATATTTTAAATATTGGAAAACTAAATACGGCAACCAGTATTAATGCCGATATTGACGATCTTAGATTATACAGTGTAGCGATGACAGATGAGCAGGTTAAAGAGGCTTATAACAGTTCAAAACCGGCCACACCGGAACCACAAGTTTCTGCACCAGTAAAAAAGACAGCAGCGCCTGTAAAAACTCTGGTTCAAGCTCCGGCATCCGTTGCTGTTTCTTCAAATGAAGTTAATAAAACAAACGGAAAGAACATCGAGGTTTTTTCACAAGGTAAAAAACTAATCGGTACCGATGCATCTAATATCAATGATTTGCCCGAAGGAACTTATTTGATTAAAGTGACTAATGGTACTCCTCAAAAATAG
- a CDS encoding LamG-like jellyroll fold domain-containing protein, with product MKKLLLTVLFVSYLNVSAQTPIQEFNFNGTLNNTANTTSFMGIDNFVADRAGEARGAQRLNNKALEAVIDNLPQGKNARTVSIWVKFNDIATANYIWGYGNAYNAQYCGLLQQGTSSSNSDLSLAAWGASNDVIVSTPLEKYVWYNYTITYEGATSKIYRDGKLLKYLEGMTRATNGNIFRLGEINTTIGINADIDDLKIYNVALTAEQVNDLYEKGKPVVAMASAPTMELKTSKTVVANGKTATKTTSSKIITSSDVTGSVKNIEVYSQGQKIEGSNALNINDLPEGTYLLKVTSSPAKKITSK from the coding sequence ATGAAAAAATTACTACTCACAGTTTTGTTTGTAAGTTATTTGAATGTTAGTGCTCAAACACCGATTCAGGAATTTAACTTTAATGGTACTTTAAATAATACCGCCAATACCACTTCATTTATGGGAATCGATAATTTCGTTGCTGACAGGGCAGGGGAAGCAAGAGGTGCCCAACGATTAAATAATAAAGCTCTGGAGGCTGTGATAGACAATCTGCCTCAGGGTAAGAACGCCAGAACAGTTAGTATCTGGGTTAAATTTAATGATATTGCTACGGCTAACTATATTTGGGGTTATGGAAATGCCTATAATGCGCAATATTGCGGTTTATTACAGCAAGGAACTTCTTCTTCTAACTCCGATTTGAGTTTAGCTGCATGGGGTGCTTCAAATGATGTGATTGTATCTACTCCGTTAGAAAAATATGTTTGGTATAATTACACGATTACTTATGAAGGAGCAACTTCTAAAATTTATCGTGACGGAAAGTTATTGAAATACCTTGAAGGTATGACAAGAGCTACAAATGGAAATATTTTCAGATTAGGTGAAATTAATACTACTATTGGAATTAATGCAGATATTGATGATCTGAAAATCTATAATGTAGCTTTGACAGCAGAGCAGGTAAATGATCTTTATGAAAAAGGAAAACCTGTTGTGGCTATGGCAAGTGCACCAACAATGGAATTAAAGACTTCTAAAACTGTTGTTGCAAACGGGAAAACAGCTACTAAAACAACCAGTAGTAAAATAATAACTTCAAGTGATGTTACTGGTTCAGTAAAAAATATTGAAGTGTATTCGCAAGGACAAAAAATAGAAGGGAGTAATGCATTAAATATTAATGACTTACCAGAGGGAACTTATCTTTTAAAAGTTACCAGTTCTCCGGCTAAAAAAATTACTTCAAAATAA